A single genomic interval of bacterium harbors:
- the leuC gene encoding 3-isopropylmalate dehydratase large subunit, which produces MTSKRTLFDKIWQDHLVRVQEDGTALIYIDRHLVHEVTSPQAFEGLRLAGRNVRRPGATQAVADHNIPTENRAKGIRVEDSRIQVETLERNCSSFGVPYFALTDKRQGIVHIIGPEQGLTLPGMTIVCGDSHTSTHGAFGALAFGIGTSEVEHVLATQTLLQKPAKNMRVTVNGKLPLGVTAKDIALAIIGKLGTAGGTGYVIEYAGEAIQSLSMEGRMTVCNMSIEAGARAGLIAPDETTFTYLKGRPKAPKGDHWEQAVAYWKTLPSDAGAKYDHELTLNAADIAPIVTWGTSPQDVAAITDKVPAPEQFDDSSRRDAVARSLDYMGLKPGTKLTEVGIDKVFIGSCTNGRIEDLREVAVIARGRHVAPNVHAMIVPGSGLVKEQAEAEGLDKVFTEAGFDWREPGCSMCLAMNEDKLKPGERCASTSNRNFEGRQGRGGRTHLVSPAMAAAAAIAGHFVDVRDLLRK; this is translated from the coding sequence ATGACAAGCAAACGTACCCTATTCGACAAAATCTGGCAGGATCATCTTGTGCGTGTGCAGGAAGACGGCACCGCGCTGATTTATATCGACCGCCATCTGGTGCATGAGGTCACCAGCCCGCAGGCTTTTGAGGGGCTCCGTCTGGCGGGCCGCAACGTGCGCCGCCCGGGCGCCACGCAGGCCGTGGCCGACCATAATATCCCGACCGAAAACCGCGCCAAGGGCATTCGCGTGGAAGATTCACGCATTCAGGTGGAAACGCTGGAGCGCAACTGCAGCAGTTTCGGCGTGCCTTATTTCGCGCTGACGGATAAGCGCCAGGGCATTGTGCACATCATCGGGCCGGAGCAGGGCTTGACGCTGCCTGGCATGACGATCGTGTGCGGGGATTCGCATACTTCCACACATGGTGCATTCGGTGCGCTGGCCTTCGGCATCGGCACCAGCGAGGTGGAGCATGTGCTGGCCACGCAAACGCTGCTGCAAAAACCCGCCAAGAACATGCGCGTGACGGTGAACGGCAAACTGCCGCTCGGCGTAACGGCCAAGGATATCGCGCTGGCCATTATCGGCAAGCTCGGCACTGCGGGCGGCACGGGCTATGTGATCGAATATGCCGGTGAGGCGATCCAGAGCCTTTCCATGGAAGGGCGCATGACGGTGTGCAACATGTCCATCGAAGCCGGTGCACGCGCCGGGTTGATCGCGCCGGATGAGACGACCTTCACCTATCTTAAGGGCCGCCCCAAAGCGCCGAAGGGCGACCATTGGGAGCAGGCGGTTGCTTACTGGAAAACCCTGCCGTCGGATGCCGGTGCCAAGTATGACCATGAGCTGACGCTGAATGCGGCGGATATCGCCCCCATCGTCACCTGGGGCACCAGCCCGCAGGATGTGGCGGCCATTACCGACAAGGTGCCCGCGCCGGAGCAGTTTGACGATTCCAGCCGCCGCGACGCGGTGGCGCGCTCGCTGGATTATATGGGGCTGAAGCCGGGGACGAAGCTGACAGAGGTCGGCATCGACAAGGTGTTCATCGGCTCCTGCACCAACGGGCGGATTGAAGATTTGCGCGAAGTCGCCGTGATTGCGCGTGGTCGCCATGTGGCGCCGAATGTGCATGCGATGATCGTGCCCGGTTCCGGCCTTGTGAAAGAACAGGCAGAGGCCGAAGGGCTGGACAAGGTCTTCACCGAGGCGGGGTTCGACTGGCGCGAGCCAGGCTGCTCCATGTGCCTGGCGATGAATGAGGACAAGCTGAAGCCGGGTGAGCGTTGCGCGTCCACCTCCAACCGCAATTTCGAGGGCCGTCAGGGCCGCGGCGGGCGCACGCACCTTGTGAGCCCGGCGATGGCTGCGGCAGCCGCCATTGCGGGCCATTTTGTCGATGTACGCGATTTGTTGAGGAAATAA
- a CDS encoding 50S ribosomal protein L19 encodes MNLLQQFEQEQIAKLDRKVPDFAPGDTLKVNVRIIEGNNERVQAFEGLCIARHNDGINSSFTVRKISHGEGVERVFPLYSPRLESIELVRRGEVRRAKLYYLRDRRGKSARIREKLDLTRGQEKSGETDAA; translated from the coding sequence ATGAACCTGCTTCAGCAGTTCGAGCAAGAGCAAATCGCCAAACTAGACCGCAAAGTTCCTGATTTTGCGCCTGGTGATACGCTTAAAGTGAATGTACGCATCATTGAAGGTAACAACGAGCGCGTTCAGGCTTTCGAAGGCCTGTGCATCGCCCGCCACAATGACGGCATCAATTCCTCTTTCACCGTCCGTAAGATCAGCCATGGCGAAGGCGTGGAACGCGTGTTCCCGCTGTACAGCCCGCGTCTGGAATCCATCGAGCTGGTGCGCCGTGGTGAAGTTCGCCGCGCCAAGCTTTACTACCTGCGCGATCGTCGCGGTAAGTCGGCCCGTATCCGTGAGAAGCTGGACCTGACCCGTGGTCAGGAAAAATCCGGCGAGACGGATGCGGCTTAA
- the trmD gene encoding tRNA (guanosine(37)-N1)-methyltransferase TrmD: MSLQFHSTFITLFPEMFPGHLAYSLAGRAMEQGIWGYKAVQLRDFAKDKHGTVDDTPYGGGAGMVLKCDVMHDAIEKAKEIALAALPEAPRLVAMCARGRKLGQADVKSLVNSKNIVIISGRFEGIDQRVLDHHGVEEFAIGDYVLSGGEPAALTLVDACVRLIPGVMGEPLSADEESFSAGLLEYPQYTRPPVWEGREIPEILTSGHHAKVKAWRQEEAEKTTRERRPDLWQAYRK; encoded by the coding sequence ATGAGCCTCCAGTTCCACAGCACCTTTATCACGCTGTTTCCGGAGATGTTTCCCGGGCACCTGGCCTATTCGCTGGCCGGGCGGGCAATGGAGCAGGGCATCTGGGGCTATAAGGCCGTGCAGCTGCGTGATTTTGCCAAAGACAAGCATGGCACGGTGGACGACACGCCCTATGGCGGCGGCGCGGGCATGGTGCTGAAATGCGATGTGATGCATGATGCGATTGAAAAGGCTAAAGAAATTGCGCTTGCGGCGCTGCCGGAGGCCCCCCGTTTGGTGGCCATGTGCGCGCGGGGGCGCAAACTTGGCCAAGCGGATGTAAAATCACTGGTAAATTCCAAAAATATCGTTATTATCTCTGGCCGGTTCGAAGGCATTGACCAACGGGTGCTGGACCATCACGGAGTGGAAGAATTCGCCATCGGCGATTACGTCCTTTCCGGCGGTGAGCCCGCGGCGTTGACGCTGGTTGATGCTTGTGTTCGCCTGATACCCGGTGTAATGGGTGAGCCGCTTTCCGCCGATGAGGAAAGTTTTTCGGCAGGGTTGCTGGAATATCCGCAATATACCCGTCCGCCCGTGTGGGAGGGGAGGGAGATTCCGGAGATTCTGACATCCGGCCATCATGCGAAAGTGAAAGCATGGCGGCAGGAGGAAGCGGAAAAGACCACGCGTGAGCGACGCCCGGATCTCTGGCAGGCTTATCGCAAGTGA
- the rimM gene encoding 16S rRNA processing protein RimM, whose amino-acid sequence MKNDDRILLAEVGAPQGVRGQVRLKAHTADPEAILDYPLTDEKGRPQELEIVGMTGQGMLVVQFPGVRDRNAAEALKGMKLYTLAEHLPETEEDEFYIEELRGMRVVDAAGKPLGVVQAVLQYGAGDILDIAFDDPLRKGEMVSFTKANFPHIDVSARQITFTPPDEVEVKDE is encoded by the coding sequence ATGAAAAACGATGACCGGATATTGCTGGCTGAGGTTGGCGCCCCCCAAGGGGTGCGCGGGCAGGTGCGTTTGAAGGCGCACACGGCCGACCCGGAAGCGATTCTGGATTACCCATTGACCGATGAAAAGGGGCGCCCGCAGGAGCTTGAGATCGTAGGCATGACGGGGCAGGGCATGCTGGTGGTGCAGTTTCCCGGAGTAAGGGACCGGAATGCGGCTGAGGCGTTGAAGGGCATGAAGCTCTACACGCTGGCAGAGCATCTACCTGAGACGGAAGAAGATGAGTTTTACATTGAGGAGCTGCGCGGCATGCGCGTGGTGGATGCGGCGGGCAAGCCGCTCGGCGTGGTGCAGGCGGTGCTGCAATATGGCGCGGGGGATATACTCGATATCGCCTTTGACGATCCGTTGCGTAAGGGCGAGATGGTGAGTTTCACCAAGGCGAATTTCCCGCATATCGACGTGAGTGCACGGCAGATCACCTTCACGCCGCCGGATGAGGTGGAGGTAAAGGACGAATGA
- the rpsP gene encoding 30S ribosomal protein S16 has product MAVKLRLARAGAKKRPFYRVVAADARAPRDGEFIERLGTYNPLLPKDGGQRLKLNADRIQYWLSTGAQPTDRVARFLFEAGMLKNKPKFLDYKREKKAVIEARAAAETAAKEAAEAAAAEKEAAAAKAAEAAAAPAEAAPAEEAAAPAAEGEAAA; this is encoded by the coding sequence ATGGCTGTAAAACTTCGTCTGGCCCGTGCCGGTGCTAAAAAACGCCCCTTCTACCGTGTGGTAGCCGCCGATGCGCGTGCGCCGCGCGATGGTGAGTTCATCGAGCGTCTGGGCACCTACAACCCTTTGCTGCCGAAAGATGGCGGCCAGCGCCTGAAGCTGAATGCCGACCGTATCCAATACTGGCTCTCCACCGGCGCCCAGCCGACGGACCGCGTGGCCCGCTTCCTGTTTGAAGCCGGCATGCTGAAGAACAAGCCGAAATTCCTGGATTACAAGCGTGAGAAAAAGGCTGTAATCGAAGCCCGCGCCGCTGCTGAAACGGCTGCCAAAGAAGCCGCTGAAGCCGCTGCCGCTGAGAAAGAGGCCGCTGCTGCCAAGGCCGCCGAGGCTGCTGCCGCACCGGCTGAAGCCGCTCCCGCTGAGGAAGCCGCTGCTCCTGCTGCTGAAGGTGAAGCTGCCGCATAG
- a CDS encoding 3-oxoacid CoA-transferase subunit A, with protein sequence MSKLVPTAQEALKGLLFDGMTIMSGGFGLCGIPETLISAIRDSGVQNITVISNNCGVDDFGLGILLKTRQIKKMVSSYVGENKTFEQQYLSGELELEFNPQGTLAERIRAGGAGIPAFYTATGYGTIVAEGKETREFNGRHYVMETGLTADLAIVKAWKGDEKGNLIYRKTARNFNPMMCMAGKVTIAEVEEIVPIGSIGADNIHTPSIFVQKLIKASLCEKRIERLTTRSK encoded by the coding sequence ATGAGTAAACTCGTCCCAACCGCGCAGGAAGCCTTGAAAGGCCTGTTATTTGACGGCATGACCATCATGTCCGGCGGCTTTGGCCTGTGCGGCATCCCGGAAACATTGATCTCCGCCATCCGTGATTCGGGCGTCCAAAACATCACCGTCATCAGCAACAATTGCGGGGTGGATGATTTCGGCCTGGGGATTTTGCTGAAAACCCGCCAGATCAAAAAAATGGTCTCTTCCTATGTAGGTGAGAACAAAACCTTTGAGCAGCAATACCTGAGCGGCGAACTGGAACTGGAATTCAACCCCCAGGGCACCCTGGCCGAGCGCATCCGCGCCGGTGGTGCGGGCATTCCGGCCTTCTACACCGCCACCGGCTATGGCACCATCGTGGCTGAAGGCAAGGAAACACGCGAGTTTAACGGCCGCCATTACGTAATGGAAACCGGCCTGACGGCCGACCTGGCCATCGTCAAAGCCTGGAAAGGCGATGAAAAAGGCAATTTGATTTATCGCAAGACAGCCCGCAATTTTAACCCCATGATGTGCATGGCGGGAAAGGTGACCATCGCGGAAGTGGAGGAAATCGTTCCCATTGGCAGCATTGGGGCGGATAATATCCATACTCCGAGCATCTTTGTGCAGAAACTCATTAAGGCAAGCCTGTGCGAAAAACGCATTGAGCGCCTCACCACGCGGAGCAAATGA
- a CDS encoding 3-oxoacid CoA-transferase subunit B — protein sequence MPWTNEEMCQRAAKNFFPGCYANLGIGMPTQVANYIPEGMEVTLHSENGMLGMGPYPFEGQADPDLINAGKETITELAESSYFDSATSFAMVRGGHIDLTILGALEVAENGDLANWMVPGKMVKGMGGAMDLVAGVKNIVVLMGHAAKDGSPKLRKACSLPLTGMGVVNTVITELGEFRIQKGKGVRLVEIAPGVTLEEIKAKTECDFIHG from the coding sequence ATGCCTTGGACCAACGAAGAAATGTGCCAGCGCGCCGCGAAGAACTTCTTCCCAGGCTGCTACGCCAACCTCGGCATCGGCATGCCCACCCAGGTGGCCAATTACATCCCCGAAGGCATGGAAGTGACGCTGCACAGCGAAAACGGCATGCTAGGCATGGGCCCCTACCCCTTTGAAGGCCAGGCCGACCCCGACCTTATCAACGCCGGCAAGGAAACCATCACCGAGCTCGCCGAGAGCAGCTATTTCGATTCCGCCACGTCATTCGCCATGGTGCGCGGCGGCCATATCGACCTCACCATTTTAGGCGCGCTGGAAGTTGCCGAGAATGGCGACCTGGCCAACTGGATGGTTCCGGGCAAAATGGTTAAAGGCATGGGCGGCGCCATGGATCTGGTGGCCGGTGTAAAAAACATTGTGGTGTTGATGGGCCACGCCGCCAAGGACGGATCACCCAAGCTGCGCAAGGCATGCAGCCTGCCGCTGACGGGCATGGGCGTGGTGAACACCGTCATCACCGAGCTGGGAGAATTTCGCATCCAAAAAGGCAAGGGTGTGCGCCTGGTGGAAATTGCCCCCGGCGTAACGCTTGAGGAAATCAAGGCCAAGACGGAGTGCGATTTCATTCATGGATGA
- a CDS encoding DUF2336 domain-containing protein codes for MDDENGINGGLNGGLKDVLSRLENYSDKIPSEIRLSVTKRAAQNFSGRKLSQDDMDVALSMFRIMCRDVEVEIRQVLAESLKSDPMLPRDIALVMAKDVIDVSSPLLQFSPVLEDKDLLEILKDNPPVAKQLAIATRPVVNEPVVMALVENGPQDVLARVIENQGAKLNDQSVLKAFERFPEAESSLIRMVERHALPREVMDRLVSKVSLKLRGALMETSGGSAAPSRVDDAIMATEEWARLTLVAKASQKEMESYVDELNRTQKLTPSLMLRALCWGYVNFFEAAIASRANVPLNNARQLLHDQGPLGFKAIYKAANMPAGMGEAMKVLFHMALDAIKNHEENARFPEALLEGIMRGGYQGKVDNMAYIVALLGHNIRIGMQS; via the coding sequence ATGGATGACGAGAATGGTATCAATGGCGGCTTGAACGGCGGGCTGAAGGATGTCCTTTCCCGGCTTGAGAATTATTCCGACAAGATACCCAGCGAGATCCGTCTGAGCGTCACCAAACGCGCCGCGCAGAATTTCAGCGGCCGCAAACTCAGCCAGGACGATATGGACGTGGCGCTGTCGATGTTTCGCATCATGTGCCGCGACGTGGAAGTGGAAATACGCCAGGTGCTCGCCGAAAGCCTGAAATCCGACCCCATGCTCCCGCGCGATATCGCCCTGGTCATGGCTAAGGATGTGATTGATGTCTCCTCCCCTCTGCTGCAGTTCAGCCCGGTGCTGGAAGACAAGGACCTGCTGGAAATCCTGAAGGATAACCCGCCTGTGGCTAAGCAACTGGCCATCGCCACCCGCCCCGTGGTGAACGAGCCGGTCGTCATGGCGCTGGTGGAAAACGGCCCGCAGGACGTGCTGGCCCGCGTCATCGAAAACCAGGGCGCCAAGCTGAACGACCAGAGCGTGCTCAAGGCATTCGAACGCTTCCCCGAGGCCGAGTCCTCACTCATCCGCATGGTGGAGCGCCACGCCCTCCCGCGTGAGGTAATGGACCGCCTTGTGAGCAAGGTCTCCCTGAAACTGCGCGGCGCATTGATGGAAACCAGCGGTGGCTCGGCAGCCCCGTCACGCGTGGACGACGCCATCATGGCCACCGAGGAATGGGCGCGTCTGACGCTCGTCGCCAAGGCAAGCCAGAAAGAAATGGAAAGCTATGTGGACGAGCTCAACCGCACGCAGAAGCTCACCCCTTCACTGATGCTCCGCGCGCTTTGCTGGGGCTATGTGAATTTCTTCGAAGCCGCCATCGCCAGCCGCGCCAACGTGCCGCTGAACAATGCGCGCCAGTTACTGCACGATCAGGGCCCTCTCGGCTTCAAGGCCATTTACAAGGCCGCCAACATGCCCGCCGGCATGGGCGAGGCCATGAAAGTGCTCTTTCACATGGCACTGGATGCCATCAAGAACCACGAGGAGAACGCCCGCTTCCCCGAGGCATTGCTGGAAGGCATCATGCGCGGAGGCTATCAGGGAAAAGTGGATAATATGGCCTACATCGTCGCCCTGCTTGGCCACAATATCCGCATCGGCATGCAATCTTAA
- a CDS encoding NAD kinase — MVIQLKKKIPFALVSDDTEKAASARVALEEQYQFLDLRKDKRHLSGIIALGGDGFMLHTLHRFMGKNIPVYGMNRGTVGFLMNRFRVGGLEERLATAEATTLYPLRMFVRTLDGSHHEALAINEVSLHRQTRQAAKLRIIVDHVVRMEEMICDGILVATPAGSSAYNLSANGPILPLVSNIVALTPISVFRPRRWRGALLPSNVTLHFDVIEAQKRPVSAVADFTEVRNVTEVEVSEYRGHSLTLLFDPEHKLEERMLKEQFAP, encoded by the coding sequence ATGGTCATCCAGCTCAAAAAGAAAATACCGTTCGCGCTCGTTTCCGATGATACGGAAAAGGCCGCAAGCGCGCGCGTGGCGCTGGAGGAGCAATATCAGTTCCTTGATCTGCGCAAGGACAAGCGGCACCTCAGCGGTATTATCGCGCTGGGTGGCGATGGCTTCATGCTCCACACACTGCACCGCTTCATGGGCAAGAACATTCCCGTCTATGGCATGAACCGGGGCACGGTGGGTTTTCTCATGAACCGTTTCCGCGTCGGCGGGCTGGAGGAGCGCCTGGCGACTGCCGAAGCCACCACGCTCTATCCGCTGCGCATGTTCGTGCGCACGCTGGATGGCAGCCATCACGAAGCGCTGGCCATCAACGAGGTCTCACTCCACCGCCAGACGCGCCAGGCCGCCAAGCTTCGCATCATTGTGGACCATGTGGTGCGCATGGAGGAGATGATCTGCGACGGTATCCTGGTCGCCACGCCAGCCGGTAGCTCGGCCTATAACCTTTCCGCCAACGGCCCCATCCTGCCGCTGGTGTCAAACATCGTGGCGCTCACGCCCATTTCGGTGTTCCGCCCGCGCCGCTGGCGCGGCGCGCTGCTGCCGAGCAACGTCACGCTGCATTTCGATGTGATCGAGGCGCAGAAGCGTCCCGTCAGCGCCGTGGCGGATTTTACCGAAGTGCGCAACGTCACCGAAGTGGAAGTGAGCGAATATCGCGGCCACAGCCTTACCCTGCTGTTCGACCCCGAACATAAACTGGAAGAACGGATGCTCAAAGAGCAGTTCGCCCCTTAA
- a CDS encoding DUF1674 domain-containing protein yields the protein MTSSSKTGEKPQVTPDKPVNQAEKPQKSKEYGGPKGPEPTRYGTWEKNGIEVDF from the coding sequence ATGACGTCATCTTCCAAAACAGGCGAAAAGCCACAAGTTACGCCCGATAAACCTGTCAATCAGGCGGAAAAACCCCAGAAATCCAAGGAATATGGCGGGCCCAAAGGGCCGGAGCCAACCCGTTACGGAACCTGGGAAAAGAACGGCATTGAGGTGGATTTTTAA
- a CDS encoding methyltransferase domain-containing protein, translated as MAKTPYVQGMTSYHNPKSSPSRTQERESMTLRRSARQHHQRAKTEGPSPGVAARQAAALTLEAILYRYKSFDEALSLACRELRLRLPLIPPDRALIQQLVFGVLRHLPELKSMERHFIDRPLSDEQRLVSILIWMGGYQLAWLGMPPHAVVDTAVEVAKKQPATRGFAKLANAVLRRITDSKQTRPWPKPASPLDGLPDWLRARLEASYPAERLNLWAACWQSEPPLYLTFKENAEAWAQEHGGTMLPSGTLRAPDNLPADMTAWPGYEDGNWWVQDAAASLPVMLMGNLKGKKILEIGAAPGGKTAQLAAAGGYVVALDRSSQRMKRLKTNLKRLKMEAECVIADAREYKARLSFDAVLMDAPCSATGTIRRHPDLPHVKTAQDIAELTALQAELLDKTPGWLKKGGELWYITCSLLPEEGEQQIDAFLQRHADMTRKPFLPSDLPAGLEQAVTKEGDLRLTPEFWQEHGGMDGFFVGRLVKTA; from the coding sequence ATGGCAAAAACACCGTATGTGCAGGGGATGACAAGTTACCATAATCCTAAATCTTCGCCAAGCCGCACGCAGGAACGTGAAAGCATGACGCTCCGCCGCAGCGCCCGTCAGCATCATCAGCGCGCCAAAACCGAGGGCCCCTCCCCCGGCGTTGCCGCCCGCCAGGCCGCCGCGCTGACGCTGGAGGCCATCCTCTACCGCTACAAAAGCTTCGACGAAGCCTTGAGCCTTGCCTGCCGTGAGCTCCGCCTTCGTCTGCCGCTCATCCCGCCGGATCGCGCCTTGATCCAGCAACTGGTTTTCGGCGTACTGCGCCACCTGCCCGAGCTCAAATCCATGGAGCGTCATTTCATCGACCGCCCGCTCAGCGATGAGCAACGCCTGGTCAGCATCCTCATCTGGATGGGCGGCTATCAGCTGGCCTGGCTTGGCATGCCGCCGCATGCGGTGGTGGATACGGCGGTGGAAGTTGCCAAAAAGCAACCCGCCACGCGCGGCTTCGCCAAGCTGGCCAATGCCGTGCTTCGCCGCATCACCGACAGCAAACAGACGCGCCCCTGGCCCAAGCCAGCCTCCCCGCTGGACGGCCTGCCCGATTGGCTGCGCGCACGGCTGGAAGCATCCTACCCGGCGGAACGCCTGAACCTCTGGGCCGCCTGCTGGCAAAGTGAACCGCCCCTTTACCTGACATTTAAGGAAAATGCCGAAGCCTGGGCACAGGAACATGGCGGCACCATGCTGCCTTCCGGCACCCTGCGGGCCCCTGACAACCTGCCTGCGGACATGACCGCCTGGCCCGGTTACGAAGACGGCAACTGGTGGGTGCAGGACGCCGCCGCCAGCCTCCCTGTGATGCTGATGGGCAACCTCAAAGGCAAAAAGATTCTGGAAATCGGCGCGGCCCCCGGCGGAAAAACCGCCCAGCTCGCCGCCGCGGGCGGCTATGTGGTCGCGCTCGATCGCTCATCCCAGCGCATGAAACGCCTGAAAACCAACCTCAAGCGCCTGAAGATGGAAGCCGAATGCGTCATCGCCGATGCGCGTGAATATAAGGCACGCCTCAGCTTCGACGCCGTGCTGATGGATGCTCCCTGCAGCGCCACCGGCACCATCCGCCGCCACCCCGATCTGCCCCATGTGAAGACCGCGCAGGACATCGCCGAACTTACCGCACTGCAGGCCGAGCTGCTGGACAAGACCCCAGGCTGGCTGAAAAAAGGCGGCGAACTCTGGTACATCACCTGCTCCCTCCTGCCGGAAGAAGGCGAACAGCAGATTGACGCATTTCTGCAACGCCATGCGGACATGACCCGCAAACCCTTTTTGCCCTCTGACCTGCCTGCCGGGCTGGAACAGGCCGTCACCAAGGAGGGCGACCTGCGTCTGACGCCGGAATTCTGGCAGGAACATGGCGGCATGGATGGATTTTTTGTCGGCCGTCTGGTAAAAACAGCCTGA
- a CDS encoding ribulose-phosphate 3-epimerase, protein MPVKIAPSILSADFAKLGEEVAAITEAGADYIHVDVMDGHFVPNLTIGPDVVKALRPHSKQTFDVHLMIEPVDHFIPLFADAGADIITIHAENRHANGVHLHRSLSLIKSLGKKAGISLVPSTPPETIAYLMDMLDLVLVMSVNPGFGGQSFISSQLHKIRILRGMIEKSGRRIDLEVDGGIQEATAKQAVDAGADVLVAGTAVFKGGPKTYKDNIQRLRV, encoded by the coding sequence ATGCCCGTAAAAATCGCCCCCTCCATCCTCTCCGCCGATTTCGCGAAACTCGGCGAGGAAGTTGCCGCCATTACCGAAGCCGGTGCGGATTACATCCACGTGGACGTGATGGACGGCCATTTCGTCCCCAACCTCACCATTGGGCCGGACGTGGTCAAGGCCCTCCGCCCGCACAGCAAACAAACCTTCGACGTGCACCTGATGATCGAACCGGTCGATCATTTCATCCCCCTTTTCGCCGATGCCGGGGCGGACATCATCACCATCCATGCCGAAAACCGCCACGCCAACGGCGTGCACCTGCACCGCTCGCTTTCGCTCATCAAATCGCTCGGCAAAAAGGCGGGCATCTCGCTGGTACCTTCCACCCCGCCGGAAACTATCGCCTACCTCATGGACATGCTTGACCTCGTGCTGGTCATGAGCGTCAACCCCGGCTTCGGTGGCCAGTCCTTCATTTCGTCCCAGCTGCACAAGATCCGCATCCTGCGCGGCATGATTGAGAAAAGCGGACGGCGCATTGATCTGGAAGTGGATGGCGGCATACAGGAAGCCACGGCTAAACAGGCCGTCGATGCCGGTGCCGATGTGCTTGTTGCCGGAACGGCCGTCTTTAAGGGCGGGCCGAAAACCTACAAGGACAACATACAACGTCTGCGTGTATAA
- a CDS encoding response regulator: MPETILIVEDEASQRATLAHFIRQDLNMEVLEASSGSEAAELLLSQNITRPDAVILDYHMPGLSGLDVLETVRPRLPELPIIMLTSNEKVETVVNCMRVGASDYMLKPFSRERLRVTLLNMLKLRSLGEDALRYTRLQDSAVTFNDLTGHSLAYARAVRAGEAASKHDAPVLLQGENGVGKEWFARAIHGSSARQGKPFIAINAKATHTVLLENRLFGLEAGNFTQGALPYMGKWQHAENGTLYIGHIELLPHPAQARLIKLLQENKGMPGVRLIAGTEHSLGDLEENGLLRSDLRHLLEANCIRIPALREREDDVIHLAERMLRLYSATEQKPLRGMDESAKAVLKSYGWPGNIRELEHTLLRAAILCRTDQISGPDLLNINAAPPTVANDASRIRKPSSYRGTQQEWLPMLDQHGHFKTLDELEEAIMQRALDLCKGCISDAARILGVGRSTMYRRLNLGVEAVRA; the protein is encoded by the coding sequence GTGCCGGAAACCATTTTGATTGTGGAAGACGAAGCCAGCCAGCGCGCCACATTGGCGCATTTCATCCGTCAGGATTTGAATATGGAGGTACTGGAGGCCTCCAGCGGCAGCGAAGCGGCTGAGCTGCTGCTCTCTCAAAATATAACCCGGCCGGATGCCGTGATTCTTGACTACCACATGCCCGGCCTTTCCGGGCTCGATGTGCTGGAAACCGTCCGCCCCCGTCTGCCGGAACTGCCCATCATCATGCTGACCAGCAACGAAAAGGTGGAAACCGTCGTCAATTGCATGCGCGTCGGCGCGAGCGATTACATGCTCAAGCCCTTCTCACGCGAACGTCTGCGCGTCACCCTGCTCAACATGCTGAAACTGCGCAGCCTGGGAGAGGATGCCCTGCGTTACACCCGCCTGCAGGACAGCGCCGTGACCTTCAACGACCTCACCGGGCACTCGCTTGCCTATGCGCGCGCCGTCAGGGCCGGTGAAGCCGCCAGCAAGCACGATGCACCCGTGTTGCTGCAGGGTGAAAACGGTGTCGGCAAGGAATGGTTCGCCCGCGCCATTCACGGCAGCTCCGCGCGCCAGGGCAAGCCCTTTATCGCCATCAACGCCAAGGCAACCCACACGGTTTTGCTGGAAAACCGTCTGTTCGGGCTGGAGGCAGGCAATTTCACCCAGGGCGCCCTGCCCTACATGGGCAAATGGCAACATGCGGAAAACGGCACCCTTTACATCGGCCATATCGAACTGCTGCCACACCCGGCCCAGGCAAGGCTCATCAAGCTCCTGCAGGAAAACAAGGGAATGCCCGGCGTACGCCTGATCGCCGGCACCGAACACAGCCTGGGCGACCTTGAGGAAAACGGCCTGCTGCGCAGCGATCTGCGTCACCTGCTGGAGGCCAATTGCATTCGCATTCCCGCCCTGCGTGAGCGGGAAGACGACGTGATCCACCTGGCCGAGCGCATGCTGCGCCTTTATTCCGCCACCGAGCAGAAACCCCTGCGCGGTATGGATGAATCCGCCAAGGCGGTGCTGAAAAGCTACGGCTGGCCGGGCAACATCCGTGAACTGGAGCACACCTTGCTGCGCGCGGCCATCCTGTGCCGGACCGACCAGATCAGCGGCCCCGATCTCCTCAACATCAACGCCGCGCCCCCCACGGTTGCCAACGATGCCTCACGCATCCGAAAGCCCTCGAGCTACCGCGGTACGCAACAGGAATGGCTGCCGATGCTGGACCAGCACGGCCATTTCAAAACCCTGGACGAACTGGAAGAAGCCATCATGCAGCGCGCGCTGGACCTCTGCAAGGGCTGCATCAGCGATGCCGCGCGCATACTGGGCGTGGGACGCTCGACCATGTATCGCCGCTTGAACCTCGGGGTTGAGGCCGTGCGCGCGTGA